The following proteins are co-located in the Pseudomonas sp. ATCC 13867 genome:
- a CDS encoding acyl-CoA synthetase, with protein MSIFEQGLPRAAVNHIALSPLSFIERTAHVYPERTAIIHGSLRRTWKETYQRCRRLASALAARGIGRGDTVAVMLPNTPQMVEAHFGVPMIGAVLNTLNVRLDAEAIAFMLQHGEAKVLITDREFHDVIHAALGMLDHPPLVVDVDDPEYGEGQAVSPLDYEALLAEGDPEFAWQWPQDEWDAISLNYTSGTTGNPKGVVYHHRGAYLNSLGNQMTWSMGQHPVYLWTLPMFHCNGWCYPWTVTALAGTHVCLRRVDPQKILTLIREHQVTHMCGAPIVLNALINMPESAKAAIDHPVHAMVAGAAPPAKVIGAVEEMGIKVTHVYGLTEVYGPVTVCAWHEEWDALPLDERARIKSRQGVRYPTLEGVMVADPKTLEPVPCDGLTIGEIFMRGNTVMKGYLKNPTATEESFAGGWFHTGDLAVWHPDGYVEIRDRLKDIIISGGENISTIEVEGVLYRHPAVMEAAVVARADERWGETPCAFITLKGEHAAVEPQDIMNFCREHLAGFKVPRTVVFTDLPKTSTGKIQKFVLRDWANAL; from the coding sequence ATGTCGATCTTCGAACAGGGCTTGCCGCGCGCGGCCGTCAACCACATCGCGCTGTCGCCGCTGAGCTTCATCGAACGCACCGCCCACGTTTACCCCGAACGTACCGCCATCATTCACGGCAGTCTGCGCCGTACCTGGAAGGAAACCTACCAGCGCTGCCGCCGCCTGGCCTCCGCCCTCGCCGCCCGCGGCATCGGCCGTGGCGACACGGTGGCGGTGATGCTGCCCAACACCCCGCAGATGGTCGAGGCGCACTTCGGCGTGCCGATGATCGGCGCGGTGCTCAATACCCTCAACGTGCGCCTGGACGCCGAGGCCATCGCCTTCATGCTGCAGCACGGCGAAGCCAAGGTGTTGATCACCGACCGCGAATTCCACGACGTGATCCACGCCGCCCTGGGCATGCTCGACCACCCGCCGCTGGTGGTGGACGTGGACGACCCCGAGTACGGCGAAGGCCAGGCGGTCAGCCCGCTGGACTACGAGGCGCTGCTCGCCGAGGGCGACCCGGAGTTCGCCTGGCAGTGGCCGCAGGACGAGTGGGACGCCATCTCCCTCAACTACACCTCCGGCACCACCGGCAATCCCAAGGGCGTGGTCTACCACCACCGCGGCGCCTACCTGAACTCGCTGGGCAACCAGATGACCTGGTCGATGGGCCAGCACCCGGTCTACCTCTGGACCCTGCCGATGTTCCACTGCAACGGCTGGTGCTACCCCTGGACTGTCACCGCGCTGGCCGGCACCCACGTGTGCCTGCGCCGGGTCGATCCGCAGAAGATCCTCACCCTGATCCGCGAGCACCAGGTCACCCATATGTGCGGCGCGCCCATCGTGCTCAACGCGCTGATCAACATGCCCGAATCGGCCAAGGCTGCCATCGACCACCCGGTGCACGCGATGGTCGCCGGTGCGGCGCCGCCGGCCAAGGTGATCGGCGCAGTGGAGGAAATGGGCATCAAGGTCACCCACGTCTACGGCTTGACCGAGGTCTACGGCCCGGTGACGGTCTGCGCCTGGCACGAGGAATGGGACGCGCTGCCGCTGGACGAGCGCGCCCGCATCAAGTCGCGCCAGGGGGTGCGCTACCCGACCCTGGAAGGCGTGATGGTCGCCGACCCGAAGACCCTGGAGCCGGTGCCGTGCGACGGCCTGACCATCGGCGAGATCTTCATGCGCGGCAACACCGTGATGAAGGGCTACCTGAAGAACCCCACGGCCACCGAGGAGTCCTTCGCCGGCGGCTGGTTCCACACCGGCGACCTGGCGGTCTGGCACCCGGACGGCTACGTGGAAATCCGCGACCGCCTGAAGGACATCATCATCTCCGGGGGCGAGAACATCTCCACCATCGAGGTCGAGGGCGTGCTCTATCGCCACCCGGCCGTGATGGAGGCCGCCGTGGTGGCTCGCGCCGACGAACGTTGGGGCGAGACGCCCTGCGCCTTCATCACCCTAAAGGGCGAACACGCGGCGGTCGAGCCACAGGACATCATGAACTTCTGCCGCGAGCACCTGGCCGGCTTCAAGGTGCCGCGCACCGTGGTATTCACCGACCTGCCCAAGACTTCCACCGGGAAGATCCAGAAGTTCGTCCTGCGCGACTGGGCCAACGCCCTCTGA
- a CDS encoding acyl-CoA dehydrogenase C-terminal domain-containing protein — MPDYNAPLRDMRFLLDEVFDAPALWARLPALAERIDADTADAILEEAAKITGGLLAPLNRSGDEEGVRFANGAVHTPVGFREAYATYAEGGWVGLAGNPAYGGMGMPKMLSVQFEEMMYGANASFSLYSTLSAGACLALDAHADEALKTSYLPKMYAGEWAGSMCLTEPQAGTDLGLIRTRAEPQADGSYRVTGTKIFITGGEQDLTDNIVHLVLAKLPDAPAGSRGISLFLVPKFLVQADGSLGARNAVSCGSVEHKMGIKASATCVMNFDGATGWLVGELNKGLAAMFTMMNYERLSIGIQGIGCAEMSYQSAVSYARERLQSRAATGPVAKDKAADPIIVHPDVRRMLLTMKALTEGGRAFSTYVGQQLDVAKYAEDAAERDAAQALVALLTPVAKAFFTDTGLESCIHGQQVFGGHGFIREWGQEQLVRDVRIAQIYEGTNGIQALDLLGRKVIADGGQALALFAGEIRAFADAADGVAMSAFTAPLLDALDLLESVTRHVRERAASAPQEIGAASVEYLHLFGYTAYAYLWARMAQASVGQDDDFHGGKLATARFYFARLLPRTESLASSIRAGSDSLFELRAEQF, encoded by the coding sequence ATGCCCGACTACAACGCTCCCCTGCGCGACATGCGCTTCCTGCTCGACGAAGTGTTCGACGCCCCCGCCCTCTGGGCGCGCCTGCCGGCGCTGGCCGAGCGCATCGACGCCGACACCGCCGACGCCATCCTCGAAGAGGCGGCGAAGATCACCGGCGGCCTGCTCGCCCCGCTCAACCGCAGCGGCGATGAGGAAGGCGTGCGGTTCGCCAACGGCGCCGTGCACACGCCCGTCGGCTTCCGCGAGGCCTACGCGACCTATGCCGAGGGCGGCTGGGTCGGCCTGGCGGGCAACCCCGCGTACGGCGGCATGGGCATGCCGAAGATGCTCTCGGTGCAGTTCGAGGAAATGATGTACGGCGCCAACGCCAGCTTCAGCCTGTACTCCACCCTCTCGGCCGGCGCCTGCCTGGCGCTGGACGCCCACGCCGACGAAGCGCTCAAGACCTCCTACCTGCCGAAGATGTATGCCGGCGAATGGGCCGGCTCCATGTGCCTGACCGAGCCGCAGGCCGGCACCGACCTGGGACTGATCCGCACCCGCGCCGAGCCGCAGGCCGATGGCAGTTATCGCGTCACCGGCACCAAGATCTTCATCACCGGCGGCGAGCAGGACCTCACCGACAACATCGTCCACCTGGTGCTGGCCAAGCTGCCCGACGCCCCCGCCGGCTCGCGCGGCATCTCTCTGTTCCTCGTGCCGAAATTCCTGGTACAGGCCGACGGCTCGCTCGGCGCACGCAACGCCGTGTCCTGCGGCTCGGTCGAGCACAAGATGGGCATCAAGGCCTCTGCGACCTGCGTGATGAACTTCGACGGCGCGACCGGCTGGCTGGTCGGCGAGCTGAACAAGGGGCTGGCGGCGATGTTCACCATGATGAACTACGAGCGCCTGTCCATCGGCATCCAGGGCATCGGTTGCGCCGAGATGTCCTACCAGAGCGCCGTCAGCTACGCCCGCGAGCGCCTTCAGAGCCGTGCCGCCACAGGCCCGGTGGCGAAGGACAAGGCCGCCGACCCGATCATCGTGCACCCCGACGTGCGCCGCATGCTGCTGACCATGAAGGCCCTGACCGAAGGCGGTCGGGCCTTCTCCACCTACGTCGGCCAGCAGCTGGACGTCGCTAAGTACGCCGAAGACGCCGCCGAGCGCGACGCCGCCCAGGCGCTGGTGGCGCTGCTGACGCCGGTCGCCAAGGCCTTCTTCACCGACACCGGGCTGGAAAGCTGCATCCACGGCCAGCAGGTGTTCGGCGGCCACGGTTTCATCCGCGAATGGGGCCAGGAACAGCTGGTGCGCGACGTGCGCATCGCGCAGATCTACGAAGGCACCAATGGCATCCAGGCGCTGGACCTGCTGGGCCGCAAGGTGATCGCCGACGGCGGCCAGGCGCTCGCCCTGTTCGCCGGGGAAATCCGCGCCTTCGCCGATGCCGCCGACGGGGTGGCCATGAGCGCCTTCACCGCGCCGCTGCTGGATGCGCTGGACCTGCTCGAATCCGTCACCCGCCACGTGCGCGAACGCGCCGCCAGTGCGCCGCAGGAGATCGGCGCCGCCTCGGTGGAGTACCTGCACCTGTTCGGCTACACCGCCTATGCCTACCTCTGGGCACGCATGGCGCAGGCCAGCGTGGGGCAGGACGATGACTTCCACGGCGGCAAACTGGCCACCGCGCGCTTCTACTTCGCCCGCCTGCTGCCGCGCACCGAGTCCCTGGCGAGTTCGATCCGCGCCGGCAGCGACAGCCTGTTCGAGCTGCGCGCCGAGCAATTCTGA
- a CDS encoding class I SAM-dependent methyltransferase: MSTSDPTLRDISRVTLQHYQDSAQSFREGTWDHDVTQNITALLRHIQGEAPFALLDFGCGPGRDLCVFKGMGHAPVGLDGCASFVDMAREASGCEVWQQDFLALDLPAGRFDGIYANASLFHVPRSELPRVLGQLHAALKPGGVLFSSNPRGENQEGWNGGRYGSYHDLENWTRLLEDAGFRELEHYYRPAGLPREQQPWLASVWRKV, from the coding sequence ATGAGCACCTCCGATCCGACCCTGCGCGACATCTCCCGCGTCACCCTGCAGCACTATCAGGACAGCGCCCAGTCCTTCCGCGAAGGCACCTGGGACCACGACGTCACCCAGAACATCACCGCGCTGCTGCGGCATATCCAGGGCGAGGCGCCTTTCGCGCTGCTCGACTTCGGCTGCGGTCCGGGTCGCGACCTGTGTGTGTTCAAGGGCATGGGCCACGCGCCGGTGGGCCTGGACGGCTGTGCCAGTTTCGTCGACATGGCTCGCGAGGCCAGCGGCTGCGAGGTCTGGCAGCAGGACTTCCTCGCCCTCGACCTGCCCGCCGGGCGTTTCGATGGCATTTATGCCAACGCCAGCCTGTTCCATGTCCCGCGCAGCGAACTGCCGCGCGTGCTGGGCCAGTTGCATGCGGCGCTGAAGCCGGGGGGCGTGCTGTTCAGCTCCAACCCGCGCGGGGAAAACCAGGAAGGCTGGAATGGCGGGCGCTACGGGTCCTACCACGACCTGGAGAACTGGACGCGACTGCTGGAGGACGCAGGGTTCCGCGAGCTGGAACACTATTACCGCCCCGCCGGGCTGCCACGGGAGCAACAGCCGTGGCTGGCGAGTGTCTGGCGCAAGGTCTGA